TATACACTGGGAACTGCCGAAGGCGGACTGAAAGTGACTTTGTATATGGGTAACTGGCTGGATTTGACGAATGTTGACCGCATGAATGAATATTACTTCAAGGTGATGCATCATGAGTTTGCCCACATTCTGCATCAGAAAAAAAATTATCCGGTAGATTATGATAAGATTAGTGCAGGTAATTATACACCTACCGGTTGGCAGAACCGTAAATTGGCAGAGGTCGCTCCTTTGGGATTTGTCACACCGTATGCCGGTAGTAAACCGAGTGAGGATATTGCTGAAGTGACAGCCTGTTTCCTGACTTATCCGGAAGCACAGTGGGAAAATGTTATGACTCTGGCTGGAGAAAAAGGTAAACCGATCATTGACCAAAAGCTGGCAATGGTGAAGAAGTATATGAAAGATTCCTGGCAAGTGGACCTTGATCTGCTTCGCAAAGTGATTGCACGTCGTACTAATGAGATTAG
The nucleotide sequence above comes from Bacteroides caccae. Encoded proteins:
- a CDS encoding zinc-binding metallopeptidase, with translation MKNWYIYLLCILVSSNFFACQDDDLEDQSIFDASEKEKSEFDRWLLENYVNPYNIDFKYRMEHIESDYTHNLVPTDFWLSVKLAKIVKHCWLEAYDEVGGLDFTRACAPKVIHLIGSASWDKGTYTLGTAEGGLKVTLYMGNWLDLTNVDRMNEYYFKVMHHEFAHILHQKKNYPVDYDKISAGNYTPTGWQNRKLAEVAPLGFVTPYAGSKPSEDIAEVTACFLTYPEAQWENVMTLAGEKGKPIIDQKLAMVKKYMKDSWQVDLDLLRKVIARRTNEISELDLDHIY